The nucleotide sequence ATCCCCCCAATGGTGTGATCGCGGACGAAGATTTCGACCCGCGAGATTCGGTGCTCGACAACGTCTACTCGGCTACCAAGCGGGCTGGCGAACAGCTGGTGCTCGACTTCGTCGACCGCGGGCTCGATGTCGTGGTGGTGAACCCGGCGGCCGTCTTCGCGCCTGGGTTCGGGCCGCCCCGGTCTTGGCAGGGCCTGCTGGTCGCGGCGCGCAAAGGTCTGTTGCGGGTCGTTCCGCCGGGAGGAACCGCCGTTTGTTCGGCCCGCGACTTCGCGGTCGGTGTCACAGCGGCGATGAACAAGGGTCAACCGGGGCGGCGATACATACTCAGCACCGACAACCTTTCGTACCGGCAGATCGCTGAGCTGCTCGTGCGCGCCGTGGGGCGATCCCACCAGGTACGGGTCGCGCCCATGCGGCCATTCCGCGCTCTCGGGAGGGGAAAACGTATCGCATCCGATTTCTCGAGTCAGGCGCATTTCGATGACCCGTTGGTTCCCGAGAACATCGACCTGATGGCCCGCAAGGTCTACTACGACCCCACTCGGGCGGTGCGTGAGCTGGGCATTCCCAAAGTATCAGTGGCGGAATTGATTACGGAGTTTGTTGGATGAGTACTCAGACGCGGCAGGCGCTGGCCGAGGGGGCCGGCTCCAAGGACGTGCTCGGGATCTCGATGGCACAGGCGCGATCCTTGGTAGCCGACCTCGCTGTAAGACGGCAGTGGATTTACTGGGTCGACCTGACGGTGTGTGTAGCGGTGGGCTACACGGCATTCCTGTTGTGCCCGGCCAGGCAACCCCTTTCGCCCGCCGCTGTGGGCTGCGTGGTGGTCGCTGCGTTGGCGCTATACCGTGCCGTCCTTTTCGTCCACGAGATCGTGCACGCCGGTGCCGAACTACGTTCATTCGCGCTGTACTGGCATGCGGTCTGCGGGATCCCGCTGATGGTTCCGCAATTCACCTACGAGTTTCATCAAGAACATCACGCGTCGCGTACCTACGGCACCGCCGCCGACGGCGAGTATGTGGCCTATGCCACCGAACCGCGCTGGCGGGTGGTCGCCCTACCCTTCACCGCCTTGCTGGGGCCGGTGTTCTTCGTGGTGCGGTTCCTGGTGCTGGCGCCGCTGAGTTGGCTTGTCCCACCATTGCGTCGGTACGTACTGACTCGGGCGTCGGCACTGATGATCGACGCAGACTTCTGCCGCACACTTCCGCCCGGTGGCGTCCCTCGCTCCTGGCTGATCCAGGAATTCGCCTGTTTCGCCTACCTGGTCGGGGTGGCCGTGCTCTTCGGGCTTGGTGTATTCGCGCCGTACCGACTGCTGGAGGCCTACGCGGTCGTGAGCCTGATCCTGTTCGTCAACTGGATTCGGGTGCTCGTTGCTCATCGGTACGAGAGCGAAAACCAGCGGATGACATTCCCCGAGCAAGTGCTCGACTCTATCGACCATCCGTCGCTGCCGGTCCTGGGTGAGCTCTGGGCCCCGTTGGGTCTGCGACTGCACGCTGTTCACCACCTATTCCCCAAGCTGCCCTACCACCAGCTCGCCGAGGCTCGACGACGACTCGCGGAGGCAGTTCCCCGCGACCGCGGCTATTGGGTGACCGAGGACCCATCGGTGGTCAGCTCATTCCGTCGCCTGCTCAGCCGCCGGGCAGAGTCGTCGAAGCCGATCCGGCAACTCACCGATGAGGCTGTGTGATGCTGGCCAAAAACCCACCCCCCATGCGGGAATCCAATGCGGCGACCTACTCGCGACGCCTCCCGATACGACTGGTCGAGGCCCGCGGTACTCGGGTACGTGACAGCAGCGGGCGTTGGTATATCGACTGCCTAGCGGCCGCTGGGGCGATGTCGCTGGGTTGGAACCATCCGGTGGTCAGTGAGGCGGTCATCAAAACCGTTGACTCCGGTGAGCCCTGGCTGTCGTTGGACTTTCATACCCCCGCGAGGGAGCAGTTCGTCGAAGACCTGCTCTCCATCCTGCCGCCGGGATTGGCCGCCGACGGCCGGGTCCACTTGTGTTCGCCCAGCGGTGCCAGCGCTGTCGAGGCGGCTCTCACGCTTGCTGAAATTGCCACCGGTGGACGTGAACATGTTGGCGTGCAGGGAGGTTTCCACGGCTGCACCAGGGCTGCGCGCGCGGCAAGCTCCGGCGGCGGACTTCGGCAACAGCCCGTAGTGATGGCACCGCGGACGACGTTTCTGCCCTTCCCCCAGAACTATCGGTGTCCTTTCGGGGTCGGGGGCGAACGTGGCGTAGACCTGGCAGTGACGGCCGTCGAGCAGCTCGCCGCACCCCACGCCGGCATCAGCGCCCCCGCGTCGATCATCTCCGAATTCGTTCTCGGTGAGGGCGGCGTGCTGCCGGCCCACCCGCGTTGGGCCAAGGCGTTGCGCAACCTGGCAAACCGTTTCGAAGTCCCCCTGATCGCCGATGAGGTACAGGCAGGGATGTTTCGGACCGGACGGGCTTGGGGGTTCGAGCATTGCGACATCGAGCCCGACATGGTCGTGATGTCCAAGGGCCTCGGCTCGGGTGTGCCGATTGCCGTTATCGTGGTTCGCGAAGGCTATGACGTCTGGGAACCCGGTGCGTTTACCGGAACGTTCCGGGGCAACGCGATGGCCTTCGCCGCGGCGAGCGCGGTCATTCGATACGCCCGAGAAGCGGCGTTGGCCGAGCATGTAACCCGGATGGGGGAGTACTTCCGCACCGGACTGCAACGCATTCTCGAAGAGTGCGAGATCGTTGGCGACGTTCGCGACCGCGGGTTGATGCTGGCCGCCGAGATTGTGGACCCGCAGCTGCCGTGGCCGTCGGGTGTGGCACCGGCACCCGAACTGGCTAGGCAGATTCAGCGTGCGAGCCTCAGTAACGGGCTCATCATCGAATCTGGCGGACAGTATGGAAACGTCATCCGATTTCTGCCGCCGTTGACCATCGAGGAAGCCGACATCAGCGCGGCTTTGACTGCCTTCGAAGCTGCCGTCAAGCAGGTAGAACGGCACCGCACCAAGGCAGTTGACCTCCGGGCGGACCAGCGATGAGCCGCGACGTGAGTGACTTCGCTGGCGAATTCGTCTCGGGCAGCGGCACCGGCGCCTACCGCGACGCAATTACGTTGGCTAGCGGCTTGGTTGCGAATGCATTGGAAGCGGCCGACGCGCCCGGCCTGGTGGACGGATACTCGTTGCTAAAGGAGCTGGCGGATAAGCCCAGGCTCGATACCGTTGCCGGTGTCGGCCTGCAGGCGGCTCTGGAGGAGGCCGTCGGCCTCATGGCGGGGCACTCCGCTGTGGTCACCCACCCCGCGTACCTGGCGCACCTGCACTGCCCGCCCACCGTTGCTTCCCTGTCCGCTGAGGTTCTCATCAGCGCGTTCAATCAGTCCCTCGATTCGTTTGACCAAGCTCCCGCAGCCACGGCCATCGAGCAACGAGTTGTCGAACATCTCTGTGCTCGAATCGGATACGGGACAGATGCGGACGGTACCTTCACCAGTGGCGGCACCCAATCCAATCTGCACGCGTTGCTGATGGCACGTGATGTTTTCGCGCAGCGGACGCTGGGCTTGGATGTCGGCACCGCCGGGTTACCGGCGGCGGCGCGCTCATGGCGACTGCTTTGCACTCGGCAGGCGCACTTCTCGGCGCGCCAGGCACTGCGCATCCTCGGCCTTGGCGCCGACGCCGTGATCGAAGTGCCTACCGACGATGCAGGACGTTTGTGCGTCGAGGCATTGGCGGGGTGCATCGCTGAGAGCCAAGCCCGCGGCACACCGGTGTTCGGACTGTTCCTCACCGCGGGAACCACCGACTACGGCGCCATCGATCCGCTCGAGCCCGCGATCAAGATCGCCCGGCAGCACGGTGTCTGGGCGCATGTGGATGCGTGTGTCGGGGGCTGTCTGGCCTTCAGTGCCCAGCACCGACATCTGTTGCGGGGTATCGAGTTAGCCGACTCCGTGGCCGTCGACTTTCACAAGCTGCTGTTTCAGGCGATCAGCTGCAGTGCCCTTCTGGTCCGAGACGCCGAGTCCTTTCGCGTCTCGGCCGGCCACGCCGACTACCTCAATCCCGCCGATGATGTCGAACACGATGTCCTCAATTTGGTGGGCAAGTCTCTGCAGACCACCCGTCGATTCGACGCGCTGAAAATATTCCTCACCTTGCGTGCGCTCGGTGAGCGGCGTATCGGGGCGATGATCGACGCCACCTGCGCCGCCGCGGCAGCCGCAGGCCGGGCCGTATCGGACCACCCCCACCTCGCGCTGTGTGCGCCCGTGGCCGTCAACACGGTAGTGCTGCGGTGGCGCCATCCGGAGCTGACCGAGCAGAAGTGCGACGCGGTCAACAGTGCGATCCGCAGCAGCCTCGCTCGTTGTGGCCTCGCACTCGTTGGTCGATCGCGCGCGGCCGGACACCAGGCGATCAAGCTGACTTTCGTCAATCCGCTTATCACCGCAGACCTGGCCACCGGGGTCATCGCTGACGTGTCCCGCCGGGGCAACGAAATCGCTGGTCTACCCGACGACCTGGCGGCACAGGCATGACCGAACAGCTGTGTCGTATCGAGCGAGTGGCGGCGTCCGATCCGCGTTTTGGATGGGCCAAACAGGTCGAGTACACCGTCTTCGGTCTGGAGAACAACTTCGCGAGCGATGCCGATATCGCCGCTGCGGAAATGGTGCACTACCGAGACTGGGAGCGCTCGTCGGAGATTTTCGTCAGCCTCGACACCGCGGCACCGCACCAGCCCGTGGGAGTTCTCCGCGCGCTGCGCCATGACCCAGAGCTCGGGCTGGACAGCTTCAGCACGCTACGTGACGCGCGCAACTACCCCGTGGACGAACGCACTCGCCGCAATTTTCTCTACCCGCGCTGGAGTGACTTTTTCGACGGCATCGATCCGCGGCGAATCGCAGAACTCGCTACCCAGGGGGTGCTGCGAAGCGCGCGTCGCTCCGGGATGATCGAACAGATCTGGCGAGCGTTTTTCAGCAGTCTCGCCGCCGACGGCGTCGATCTCGTCACGGTGGCGCTGGTCGTGCCGTTGTTCGAGTGGTATCGCCAACTGCTCCCCGATCGCCTGCACCAGATCGGAGAAATTCTGCCGAACTACATCGGCGCCGACAGCGTGCCCGCCGTAGTCGATATCGGCGGGTCATTCATCTCGGATTCCATTCGCGACATGGATGCGGATTCGGCATCACTGCTGGCGCTGACAGTCCAAGCACCACATCCAGCCTCAGCTGTACCAGGACCTTCCGGGGAAGAAGAGAGAGAGCAATGAGATCAATCCACACCGACGAGCACGTTTTCCGCAAAGTCAGTGAGATCGACTGCCCCGTCGAACGGGTATGGCAGACGGTCACCACCCAAGAGGGGATCAATCATGAGATGGGCCCCTACATGAAAATGACCATGCCTAAACAGTTCATCGGCAGATCCATTGCCGACGTGGAACCGGGTACCCGGATCGGCAAGAGCTTCCTTCTACTATTCGGGTTCCTTCCCTTCGGGTTTGACGACATCACCATCACCAGGATTGAACCCGGCCGGATGTTCCGCGAAGAGTCCACGATGACGGGGATGCGGGTGTGGGTACACCACCGCACCCTGGAACCAAAAGGCGACAAAACGGTGGTCAGCGACGAGATCACGCTGGCTCCTCAGGCACCCATGGGCCTTATCCCCGGGTGGGGCAAACTGATGAGCAAGATCTTGTCGGCGTTTTTTACTCACCGTCACCGACGCCTTTGCAAAAGTCTGGCCAAAACCGGTGTAGCGCAATGAGATCCTCTTTGATGGCTGCGTCGGTGTTGGTCGCCGCGGCAGCGCTGACCGGCGGATGTACGGCGGTGAACAAGGCCGCCGGCGAACCCGTCGGCCATGCGTTCCAGCTGCTCGAGTACCCGCAGCCGGTTTCGCAGCCGGTTGCCGAGCCCGCTGAGGGATCGCCTTATGGCGGCTACTCGGTTGAGGTAGCTGGCTCGGTCACGTATCTCAAGGAAACGAGCGTCCTGCCCAAGAGCGGTCTGCTGACTATCGGCCCGGGGCCACGCGCTGGTGAGCTGCAGGTGCAGCACTACTACCAGGGTGACCGGTTCCCCTACGAGACCGGCGTCCTTTCCAAGGACGGGACGGCGAGCACCCTCAACGCCATCACCATCGTCAACCCACTGGATTCCCGGGTGTCGTTGCAGTGCGCCGTGGCAGGCGGCATCGCGCTCGAGAACCTCAACGAGCCACGAGACCTGCACGGCGAGTGCGGCGGGGGCGCGAAGTTGTCGGGCACCGTGCGGGCCGACGGGACGCGCCAGGCTACGTGGCGCGGCAAGCCGGTTGAGCTGGCCCGCACCGTTGTCGACTTGACCATTACGGGGATGACGAGCGGAAAAGTCCACCAAATCAACGATGTACCGAAGGGCGGCAGCTTTCCGCTGTATACGGCCATCGACGTGAACATGACCGCCCAAGGCATCAACCTAACGGAAGAGCTGGAACGCTATGTCCTCCCCAGAGTCCAAGACTGACAACGAAACCGGAGATTTGCAGCCAGGAACCTCCGCCCTCGAAGCGGTCGACCTGGTCAAGTCCTATCCCGGTTCGGACACCAACGCCGTCGACGGTCTCACCCTGGTGATTCCGCGCGGGGTGGTCTATTGCCTGTTGGGCCGCAACGGGGCGGGTAAAACCACGACCATCAGGATGGCCACCACATTGCTGACCCCGACCAGCGGCCAACTGGAGGTGCTGGGGGTTCCGGTTGACAACACGACGCAGCTGCGGCCACTCATCGGCGTGGCGCTGCAGGAGGTCGCCCTCGATCTGTGGATGTCACCCGTCGAGCAGATACGCATGAGCCTGGCGATGGCGGGCTGGCCGAAATCCGACAGGAAGCGTCGCGAGGGCGAACTCGTCGAGCAGTTCGGCCTCGGAAAATACTTGAACCGCAAAGTCGGAGCACTTTCCGGTGGTATGCGCCGCCGCGTCGACGTGGCGCTCGCGGTCGCGCACAACCCACAGATGCTGTTTCTCGACGAGCCTTCCAGCGGGCTGGACATCGAAGGCAAGCAGGAGGTGTGGAACGCAATCCGGCTGCTGCGTTCTGAGGGCCGTACCGTCGTCCTGACCACACACGATATGGACGAAGCCGTCTCGCTGGCCGATGAAGTCGGAATCATCAAGGACGGGGTGCTCGTCGCAGCGGGTTCGACACAGGAGTTCACCCGAAGCCACGGCTTCGCCGTGGACATTTCGGCACCCCAGGAGATAACCGACGACGCCGTGCGGCAACTGGCCGGCGCCGGCTACCCGATGCAGCGCAAGGGCAGCAGCGCGGTAACCGGATCACTGGACTCTGCGTCTGCCGCCGAGATCGGTTCGCTCGCAACGGTTTTGGACCGGCTCGGACTGGCCGGCGCGAACATCGAAATTCGATCGACGTCGCTGCGCGACGCGTTCCTGGAGGCTACCCAATGACCCGCTCCGCGCTGGCGAACACCGCCCGCCTCTTTCGCCGCTATGTCGTTGTGGGGCTGCGACAGCCGGTCTTCGGTTTCATCTTTCCCATCGTGTTTCCGGTCGTGTTGGTGGTCTTCGTGCGGTCGATGTTCCAACGCGTCGCAGACTTGCCCGGATTTCC is from Mycobacterium marinum and encodes:
- a CDS encoding SDR family oxidoreductase; amino-acid sequence: MAPRILVTGATGYLGSTILEALVRAGERATILVQPGDPHVMSPELRSNVDVVRGDITDAQSVDEAMRGIARVYHLAGIASPNSRLANQIWRTNVLGAYHVAQSALRHGVQRLVHVSSTAAIGYPPNGVIADEDFDPRDSVLDNVYSATKRAGEQLVLDFVDRGLDVVVVNPAAVFAPGFGPPRSWQGLLVAARKGLLRVVPPGGTAVCSARDFAVGVTAAMNKGQPGRRYILSTDNLSYRQIAELLVRAVGRSHQVRVAPMRPFRALGRGKRIASDFSSQAHFDDPLVPENIDLMARKVYYDPTRAVRELGIPKVSVAELITEFVG
- a CDS encoding fatty acid desaturase, which gives rise to MSTQTRQALAEGAGSKDVLGISMAQARSLVADLAVRRQWIYWVDLTVCVAVGYTAFLLCPARQPLSPAAVGCVVVAALALYRAVLFVHEIVHAGAELRSFALYWHAVCGIPLMVPQFTYEFHQEHHASRTYGTAADGEYVAYATEPRWRVVALPFTALLGPVFFVVRFLVLAPLSWLVPPLRRYVLTRASALMIDADFCRTLPPGGVPRSWLIQEFACFAYLVGVAVLFGLGVFAPYRLLEAYAVVSLILFVNWIRVLVAHRYESENQRMTFPEQVLDSIDHPSLPVLGELWAPLGLRLHAVHHLFPKLPYHQLAEARRRLAEAVPRDRGYWVTEDPSVVSSFRRLLSRRAESSKPIRQLTDEAV
- a CDS encoding aminotransferase class III-fold pyridoxal phosphate-dependent enzyme; this encodes MLAKNPPPMRESNAATYSRRLPIRLVEARGTRVRDSSGRWYIDCLAAAGAMSLGWNHPVVSEAVIKTVDSGEPWLSLDFHTPAREQFVEDLLSILPPGLAADGRVHLCSPSGASAVEAALTLAEIATGGREHVGVQGGFHGCTRAARAASSGGGLRQQPVVMAPRTTFLPFPQNYRCPFGVGGERGVDLAVTAVEQLAAPHAGISAPASIISEFVLGEGGVLPAHPRWAKALRNLANRFEVPLIADEVQAGMFRTGRAWGFEHCDIEPDMVVMSKGLGSGVPIAVIVVREGYDVWEPGAFTGTFRGNAMAFAAASAVIRYAREAALAEHVTRMGEYFRTGLQRILEECEIVGDVRDRGLMLAAEIVDPQLPWPSGVAPAPELARQIQRASLSNGLIIESGGQYGNVIRFLPPLTIEEADISAALTAFEAAVKQVERHRTKAVDLRADQR
- a CDS encoding pyridoxal phosphate-dependent decarboxylase family protein; the encoded protein is MSRDVSDFAGEFVSGSGTGAYRDAITLASGLVANALEAADAPGLVDGYSLLKELADKPRLDTVAGVGLQAALEEAVGLMAGHSAVVTHPAYLAHLHCPPTVASLSAEVLISAFNQSLDSFDQAPAATAIEQRVVEHLCARIGYGTDADGTFTSGGTQSNLHALLMARDVFAQRTLGLDVGTAGLPAAARSWRLLCTRQAHFSARQALRILGLGADAVIEVPTDDAGRLCVEALAGCIAESQARGTPVFGLFLTAGTTDYGAIDPLEPAIKIARQHGVWAHVDACVGGCLAFSAQHRHLLRGIELADSVAVDFHKLLFQAISCSALLVRDAESFRVSAGHADYLNPADDVEHDVLNLVGKSLQTTRRFDALKIFLTLRALGERRIGAMIDATCAAAAAAGRAVSDHPHLALCAPVAVNTVVLRWRHPELTEQKCDAVNSAIRSSLARCGLALVGRSRAAGHQAIKLTFVNPLITADLATGVIADVSRRGNEIAGLPDDLAAQA
- a CDS encoding ABC transporter ATP-binding protein, whose amino-acid sequence is MSSPESKTDNETGDLQPGTSALEAVDLVKSYPGSDTNAVDGLTLVIPRGVVYCLLGRNGAGKTTTIRMATTLLTPTSGQLEVLGVPVDNTTQLRPLIGVALQEVALDLWMSPVEQIRMSLAMAGWPKSDRKRREGELVEQFGLGKYLNRKVGALSGGMRRRVDVALAVAHNPQMLFLDEPSSGLDIEGKQEVWNAIRLLRSEGRTVVLTTHDMDEAVSLADEVGIIKDGVLVAAGSTQEFTRSHGFAVDISAPQEITDDAVRQLAGAGYPMQRKGSSAVTGSLDSASAAEIGSLATVLDRLGLAGANIEIRSTSLRDAFLEATQ